One window of Methanobacterium alkalithermotolerans genomic DNA carries:
- a CDS encoding zinc ribbon domain-containing protein — translation MNKNECPFCQTPLSPQAEFCTSCGSQIYKTGLINRLNNSVNLYSIYLSLLGALILTLPVFLLLSLGLSSAAIPLDVVVVGTVFFLLFIAGFLNALLSTRNQREAIYSGVFLFLVLLFNLALLAALTFFAAVITASMLSSILGADSGSDFLNEGPDFMDDNSRSSLIDSDTGSSDISSTDNDLDFSGISSTSYFQFEGLFGIIKLLISLVLTLLAAPGGGVVGVRLKELLKK, via the coding sequence ATGAATAAAAATGAATGTCCATTTTGCCAGACCCCCCTTTCACCCCAGGCTGAATTTTGCACCAGCTGTGGGAGCCAGATATATAAAACCGGTTTAATAAACCGCCTGAATAATAGTGTTAATCTTTACAGTATCTACCTCTCCCTTTTAGGGGCCCTGATTTTAACCTTACCGGTTTTTCTCTTACTCTCCCTGGGCCTTAGTTCGGCAGCTATTCCCCTGGATGTGGTGGTGGTAGGAACAGTGTTCTTCCTATTATTTATTGCTGGTTTTTTAAATGCCCTTCTAAGTACCCGCAACCAGAGGGAAGCCATATACAGTGGAGTTTTTCTATTCTTGGTATTGTTATTTAATCTGGCACTTTTAGCAGCCCTCACCTTCTTTGCTGCGGTTATAACTGCCAGTATGCTTTCTAGTATATTGGGAGCAGATAGTGGCTCTGACTTTTTGAATGAAGGACCTGATTTTATGGATGACAATAGCAGATCCAGTTTAATTGATTCTGATACAGGATCTAGTGATATATCCTCCACAGATAATGACTTAGATTTCTCAGGTATTTCTTCTACTTCCTACTTCCAGTTTGAAGGCCTTTTTGGTATAATCAAACTACTAATATCATTAGTTTTAACCCTCCTGGCGGCCCCGGGTGGGGGAGTAGTAGGAGTGCGTCTAAAAGAGCTTCTTAAAAAATAG
- a CDS encoding sensor histidine kinase: MKGENNLDAEIYLRRIIISKKVSQILSLLVIFMGFMVILGWFTDINILTGDIFNSPPSKFITALLSVICGFLVLILNRNISPLIKRFIQLVSLFIFFIGFLFLIQYLTGMVLPTDYLPFINSPYSTLLPGRSRFMSSFNFILYGIIIFLFALRKRIVIGQSLSILTGLIGFMGFTTYFYGLDPSKIPEVYTEMALYTAFTHLLLSSALLCLYPQQGLMKYFTQEYTGNFLSRKVLPVGILSIIGLGFIVLYGMSSDLFSSSFAVVIMVNTSIFILVLLIIGAAEKLSDLDKERINYQQSLEESLEEQKTIQLELENIVIEKERAQQKLRKLLDEKEIIQSHLESSLSEKETLIREIHHRVKNNLQIISSLLSLQRGYVEDEYSLDLLHEAQTRVKSMALVHEKLYRSEELSHINMQHYVDSLTRDLLATYSQQGVDLNLDLDEVKINIETAIPLGLIINELVSNSLKYAFKGVDDGKIDLSLKECTEGYQLIVKDNGAGLPPALDLDNPKTLGLQLVQSLVGQLDGQLEVFNADGVSFKITFKELLYDSR; the protein is encoded by the coding sequence ATGAAAGGCGAAAACAACTTAGATGCAGAAATTTATCTAAGAAGGATAATTATATCTAAAAAAGTATCCCAGATACTGTCCCTCCTGGTTATTTTTATGGGATTTATGGTGATTTTAGGGTGGTTTACTGACATTAATATCCTTACCGGTGATATTTTTAATTCTCCTCCTTCTAAATTCATAACCGCATTATTATCGGTTATATGTGGGTTTTTGGTTTTGATTTTAAATCGCAATATAAGTCCTTTAATTAAAAGGTTTATCCAATTAGTATCTCTTTTTATATTTTTTATAGGATTTTTATTTTTAATTCAATACCTGACCGGCATGGTATTACCCACAGATTATTTGCCATTTATCAATTCCCCTTATTCCACCCTCCTTCCAGGTAGAAGCCGTTTTATGAGTTCTTTTAACTTCATACTTTATGGAATCATTATCTTTTTATTTGCCCTTAGAAAAAGAATTGTTATCGGCCAGTCTTTAAGCATCTTAACCGGATTAATTGGTTTTATGGGTTTTACCACTTATTTTTATGGTCTGGATCCTTCTAAAATTCCAGAAGTATACACAGAAATGGCCCTTTATACTGCTTTTACCCATCTTTTATTATCCAGTGCCCTTTTATGTCTTTATCCCCAGCAAGGATTGATGAAATATTTCACCCAGGAGTACACCGGAAACTTTCTTTCCCGTAAAGTATTGCCGGTGGGTATTTTATCCATTATTGGGCTGGGTTTTATTGTTTTATATGGTATGAGTTCTGATCTGTTCTCCTCTTCTTTTGCCGTGGTGATTATGGTTAATACCTCTATTTTCATCCTGGTGCTTCTTATTATTGGGGCTGCTGAGAAATTAAGTGATTTAGATAAGGAACGGATAAATTATCAGCAGAGCTTAGAGGAGAGTCTGGAAGAACAAAAAACAATTCAGCTGGAACTGGAAAATATTGTAATTGAAAAGGAAAGAGCCCAGCAAAAACTAAGAAAGCTTTTAGATGAAAAAGAAATAATACAATCCCATCTCGAATCCTCTCTTAGTGAAAAGGAGACTCTGATACGGGAAATTCACCACCGGGTAAAAAATAATCTGCAGATAATCTCCAGTCTTTTATCTCTGCAGCGGGGATATGTGGAGGATGAATATTCCCTGGATTTACTCCATGAAGCCCAGACCCGGGTTAAATCCATGGCACTGGTGCATGAAAAGCTCTACCGCAGTGAGGAATTATCCCATATCAATATGCAGCACTATGTAGATAGTCTCACCCGGGACTTGCTGGCCACCTACAGCCAGCAAGGGGTGGATTTAAACCTGGACCTGGATGAGGTGAAAATAAATATTGAAACCGCCATACCACTGGGTTTAATCATCAATGAACTGGTATCTAACAGCCTGAAATATGCTTTTAAAGGAGTTGATGATGGTAAAATTGATCTATCATTGAAAGAGTGTACGGAAGGATACCAGTTAATAGTTAAAGATAATGGTGCCGGATTACCTCCAGCACTGGACCTGGATAACCCAAAAACTCTGGGTTTGCAGTTGGTGCAATCCCTGGTTGGCCAGTTAGATGGTCAACTAGAAGTTTTTAATGCAGATGGAGTGAGTTTTAAGATAACTTTTAAGGAACTGCTATATGATAGCCGTTAA
- a CDS encoding histidine kinase N-terminal 7TM domain-containing protein, which produces MDIPYSALGNILLLFALGTLSLAFYSFRRPLSRFHTYFICLNVGLFLWCLASGMELLSSNPATKISWMQATYLGATNVAVFWFLFVMSFTKYDHYFKPSKVVLLLIIPLFVIIMAFTNSQHGLLWPSITPVSDTPGSLLIYDLGPVFFLNVIYGYSLLLLGTFILVRSLREVDENKRKLIYILILSGLLPLIFSIIFALGLSPIPGLDITPFGLILGVVLLFLGVFRYNLLDIHQIAQKMLLHSSKSGVLIFNTKDELVEVNPAAALLGLKENLLDKTADEVLKEIPSLKSYYYGAAGDDEIFLEKEDLWLHLELREIRDYKDTLVGRLLKFSDISSSKKIEDALKLSEHKSRAILEAIPDMMFIIKRDGTFVDYKAHQDDHLALDPEEIVGSNLSDLGMAPKTLDMALAKIKKSLDEDSKEEFEYELEIADEINYYEARLIKLNEEEVLAIIRDMSEFKEIQKSLLESESLYRTIFDNAGVPTAIFNKEGYFTLTNQKMGEFLACSREDLENKRKWMEFVHPQDLPRMMEYHKIRQRDPKKAPNTYETRFIDWEGEVHLSQITVDHIPFLEEYVVSVIDITPLKEAQRKLEESERKYREIFENVQDVFYQADNDGRILDISPSIHRYSGYHREELIGKKIELLYHKREDRNKLLDLLKAQGEVSDYEAVLKNKAQEKVYVSINAHLLKNSKGEVIGVEGTLRDISERKRIENEINYRLELENLLMEISKNFINISPEKADDAIDEALQKIGEFMQVDRSYLFQISESGDSLNNTHEWCAPGIEPQIDTQQNVKMDDLKWITDILHEKGQVQIKSVEKLPLQAQNEKDYLKNQDIKSMTAVVLKLHGEIQGMVGFDSVKKEREWSKENIDLLVMLGEIFTNLLEKREAEKTMEKSLHEKEVLLREIHHRVKNNMQIISSLLNLQLNYETEDKTRQVLQESQGRIKSMSMVHEKLYQSTSLSEIKFGSYLQQLVDDLFFSYGVNQLEIKPVLDIKDIPFNIDTAIPLGLIVNELVTNSLKYAFPGSKKGEIKISFKQINGEFELKVSDDGVGLGNVDVEHTKTLGMKLVRSLSDQLDAKWELDREKGTSFTFHFKEMEYMDRR; this is translated from the coding sequence ATGGATATCCCTTATTCGGCCTTAGGCAATATTTTACTTTTATTTGCACTGGGCACCTTATCTCTGGCTTTTTATAGTTTCCGCAGACCTTTAAGTCGTTTCCATACCTATTTTATTTGTTTGAATGTGGGTTTGTTTTTATGGTGTCTGGCTTCGGGTATGGAATTATTGAGTTCTAATCCTGCTACTAAAATCAGCTGGATGCAGGCCACCTATCTGGGGGCCACAAATGTGGCTGTTTTCTGGTTTTTGTTTGTTATGAGTTTTACTAAATACGACCATTATTTCAAACCATCTAAGGTGGTTTTGCTATTAATTATACCCTTATTTGTAATTATCATGGCCTTTACCAATTCCCAGCATGGCCTGTTATGGCCCAGTATCACCCCGGTTAGTGATACTCCGGGATCACTGCTTATATATGATCTGGGACCGGTATTCTTTTTGAATGTTATTTACGGTTACAGCTTACTTCTTTTGGGAACTTTTATTTTAGTTAGATCCCTGAGGGAAGTGGATGAAAATAAGAGAAAACTCATTTATATTCTTATCTTAAGCGGTCTTTTACCCTTAATTTTTAGTATAATTTTTGCCCTGGGACTATCTCCCATTCCAGGATTAGATATAACTCCCTTTGGTTTAATATTAGGGGTGGTGCTTCTATTTTTAGGGGTTTTCCGTTATAACCTGCTGGATATTCATCAAATTGCCCAAAAAATGCTCCTGCATAGTAGTAAAAGTGGAGTGCTTATTTTTAATACTAAAGATGAATTGGTGGAAGTTAACCCTGCCGCCGCTCTCTTAGGATTAAAGGAGAATCTATTAGATAAAACTGCAGATGAGGTTTTAAAAGAAATACCCTCATTAAAATCTTATTACTATGGCGCTGCTGGTGATGATGAAATATTTTTAGAAAAAGAGGACCTCTGGCTTCATCTGGAGCTTCGTGAAATCAGGGATTATAAGGATACCCTGGTAGGTAGATTATTGAAATTTTCAGATATTAGCTCCTCTAAAAAAATAGAAGATGCATTGAAACTCAGTGAACATAAAAGCCGGGCTATACTGGAGGCCATACCGGATATGATGTTTATCATAAAACGGGACGGGACCTTTGTTGATTATAAAGCCCACCAGGATGATCATCTGGCCCTGGATCCTGAAGAAATCGTAGGTAGTAATCTATCTGATCTGGGAATGGCCCCTAAAACCCTGGATATGGCTCTGGCTAAAATAAAAAAATCCCTGGATGAAGATAGTAAAGAGGAATTTGAATATGAGCTGGAAATAGCTGATGAGATTAATTATTATGAGGCTCGTTTAATTAAATTGAATGAGGAGGAAGTACTGGCCATTATTCGGGATATGAGTGAGTTTAAAGAAATACAAAAATCGCTTTTAGAATCAGAATCACTTTACCGGACCATATTTGATAATGCCGGAGTTCCTACTGCAATATTTAATAAAGAAGGATATTTTACCCTGACTAATCAGAAGATGGGAGAATTTTTAGCTTGTTCCCGGGAGGATTTGGAAAACAAGAGGAAGTGGATGGAGTTTGTCCATCCCCAGGATTTGCCCCGCATGATGGAATACCATAAAATCAGACAAAGAGATCCTAAAAAAGCCCCTAATACCTATGAAACTCGATTTATTGATTGGGAAGGGGAGGTGCATCTTTCTCAAATCACGGTGGATCATATTCCTTTTTTAGAGGAGTATGTGGTTTCGGTAATTGATATCACCCCTCTTAAAGAAGCTCAGCGAAAATTGGAAGAAAGCGAGCGTAAGTACCGGGAGATATTTGAAAATGTGCAGGATGTGTTCTATCAGGCAGATAATGATGGCCGTATCCTGGATATTAGCCCCTCTATTCATCGCTACTCCGGATACCACCGGGAGGAATTAATTGGAAAAAAAATTGAACTGTTGTATCATAAGCGAGAGGACCGGAATAAGTTACTGGATTTATTAAAAGCCCAGGGTGAGGTATCAGATTACGAGGCAGTATTGAAAAACAAAGCCCAGGAGAAAGTATATGTCTCCATCAATGCCCATCTTCTTAAAAATAGTAAAGGAGAGGTAATTGGAGTAGAGGGTACCCTGCGGGATATAAGTGAGAGGAAAAGAATCGAAAATGAGATAAACTACCGCCTGGAACTGGAAAACCTTTTAATGGAAATATCCAAGAATTTCATTAACATATCCCCGGAAAAAGCAGATGATGCAATAGATGAAGCCCTGCAAAAGATAGGGGAGTTTATGCAGGTGGATCGCAGTTATCTTTTCCAGATAAGTGAAAGTGGTGATTCCTTAAATAATACCCATGAGTGGTGTGCCCCGGGAATTGAACCCCAGATAGATACCCAGCAGAATGTTAAGATGGATGATCTTAAATGGATTACTGATATTTTGCATGAAAAAGGACAGGTGCAGATAAAATCAGTAGAAAAACTTCCCCTCCAGGCCCAGAATGAAAAGGATTATCTTAAAAATCAGGATATTAAATCCATGACCGCAGTGGTTTTAAAGTTGCATGGTGAAATACAGGGAATGGTGGGTTTTGATTCAGTTAAAAAAGAAAGAGAATGGAGTAAGGAAAATATAGATCTGTTGGTAATGTTAGGGGAGATATTCACCAATCTCCTGGAAAAAAGAGAGGCTGAGAAAACCATGGAAAAGTCACTCCATGAAAAGGAGGTGTTATTAAGGGAAATCCATCACCGGGTGAAAAACAATATGCAGATTATATCCAGTCTGTTGAATCTCCAGCTTAACTATGAAACTGAAGATAAAACCCGGCAGGTGTTACAGGAAAGCCAGGGCCGGATAAAGTCCATGTCCATGGTGCATGAAAAATTGTACCAGTCCACCAGTTTAAGTGAAATTAAGTTTGGAAGTTACCTCCAGCAGTTAGTGGATGATCTATTTTTCAGTTACGGGGTAAATCAGCTGGAAATAAAACCGGTGCTGGATATAAAAGATATTCCTTTTAACATCGATACAGCCATACCACTGGGTTTAATTGTAAATGAACTGGTGACTAACTCCCTTAAATATGCTTTTCCAGGAAGTAAAAAGGGTGAGATTAAGATTTCCTTCAAGCAGATTAATGGAGAATTTGAGTTAAAGGTTAGTGATGATGGGGTGGGTTTAGGAAATGTGGATGTGGAGCATACTAAAACCCTGGGGATGAAACTGGTTAGAAGCCTATCTGATCAACTGGATGCAAAATGGGAATTAGATAGAGAAAAAGGAACCAGCTTTACATTCCATTTTAAAGAAATGGAGTACATGGATCGAAGATAA